cctgaacgaagcccattgtagccgaatgtcaattcacccggggagcacgaaaatgtacaacgacttgaaacgtcgattttggtggcatggtatgaagcgagacatctccgactttgtttcgagatgtttaatatgtcagcaagtgaaagcggaacatcaagtgccttcagggttacttcagccgatcatgatacccgagtggaaatgggaccgagtcacaatggactttgtgtccggactgccattgtccgcaagtaagaaggatgcgatttgggttgttgttgataggctgactaagtcggctcactttatccccgtgcgtacggatttctcattggataaactagccgagttgtatgtttctcagattgtgagattacatggagtacctatttctatcgtgtcggatagagatccgagattcacctcgcgattttggaagaaattgcaagaagctttgggtacccagctgcattttagcaccgcttttcatccccaaaccgatggtcaatccgagcggataattcagatactcgaggatatgctgagatgctgcatccttgagtttagtggttcatgggaacggtatgtacctttgattgaattcgcttacaacaatagttttcaatcaagtattaagatggcaccttacgaggctttgtacggtcgtaaatgccgtacaccattgttttggaccgagcttggtgaaagtaaaattttcggagttgatttgattaaagatgctgaacagaaagtaaaagtaatccgtgaaagtttgaaggcagccacagatcgtcagaaatcgtatgcggatctgaaacggaaggacattgaatatcaggtgggagataaagtgctccttaaagtttcgccttggaaaaaggtacttaggtttggccgtaagggcaagttgagcccgagattcattgggccgtacgaaatctccgaacgagtggggccagttgcgtatagattgattttgccccctgagcttgaaaagattcacgatgtctttcatgtttcgatgcttcgacgctatcgatctgatccgtcgcatataattagcccatcagaggttgaaattcaagccgatatgagttatgaagaagaaccgatacgtatcctagctcgtgaggtgaaagagttgcgaaacaaaagggttccgttggttaaggtgttgtggctcaaacacgggatcgaggaagcaacctgggaacccgagagctcgatgaaggaacgatatccaaacctatttactggtaagattttcgaggacgaaaatttcttaagtgagggagagttgtgacagcccaaaattgaccctagccgggaagtggtttcgggaccgctaaaccgagtcaccgaaaggtttgaatgtgatgtttattgtctagaatatgtaatcatgaatgtgtaaaaaatttcaagcttcgatttagtcgattgcatgtgaatttagtcaataggacttatatgagaaaattttaaaatgtgataggtcaatgcatgaggacctattagtgcatgtggaagaaaaaggggacttgcatgtcaaattccccctccctaatatgtagtggccggccatgctataggtggaaacatgtctccaacatgttatgctagtgatgcatgttaagaataataaataataagcatggtgattaaataatgaaagaagggtgatggagaaaaaaaaaagtacatggtctcaccccccccttgttgccgtgaattgaagaaaaaaacaaaaaaaaaaaagagttcattcttgaacatccttggccgaatagaggaaagaaaggaaggggaaaaaggcttgagaaaaatcggctatggtggtggttagactaaggtatgtttgatgttgtctttgagatgcatgcatgttttaaatagcccatgtttaaactttgaatcttgttgataacatgagcaatcggtcatgagaaagtgttcaaggaaaaggttgttgatgaaagaaattaatgtgttaagggattatatgaaacttattcatgtttatatatgttatatgcaacgaaaatggttgatgattttggaggtgattagcttgaatcggccacggtatatccataaacacgatctatgcttgttatgttactcatggttaaaacaattcggctaggacattcggccatggatggttgtatttctttgatgttgtttttgatgccttagggcattgagagttgattatagatgaggtgagcttcttgatttaaaaatttgatggatgttaagctaattgggcaaccaaaggttcaatatttttgttatgaggtcatatgtgcattcggccatggtctttgcttgaatatgagaattgtaatgtgattttcctaaattgtctatgaatttggttgttgatttcatggtaatggtatattgaatccatgagaaattagtaaggttgcattcggcaacttacttgaaattaaaaatcgatgtctaagcttaggtgatttcgatgatgatatatgtgtgtatacataagtatatttagttgattcggctttggtagttgcatgagattattagccgaatatactaacatacatatacatgtgagattggattgtaaatatttagcaaggtggttaaactagttaaattattgatatagctcaaggagctaaaggaggtgaatcgagcaaaggcaaagaaaaggttatcgagtagccgagttggaaccgtcttacccaacacgaggtaagtcattaagcatgtagttggtattatttcaatggtcataatgttgtgtattgatgctgaatggaatgaataaatgtacatatatatatgcatgtacgtatgtgatgatgaaattgttgaatgaaataaatgaggtgagatgtaatgagttgttgatctcggcactaaatgtgcgggataaccatttatgaccatgagattggtgctaagtgcgcgggattaaattgtacagcactaagtgtgcgattctactttgttgcactaagtgtgcgaaatgaatatgatgcactaagtgtgcgaattgaccatgcggcactaagtgtgcgggtttgactatgtagcactaagtgtgcgatttgattacgtggcactaaatgtgcgagttgattatatagcactgagtgtgcgggctcaatatacattcgtgaatcattatggacactatgtgtgcgacactattgagctgatcgcggacagcggatcgggtaagtgtcttgaggacatggctaatatgtgctatgcgtatacttggtgttgagctcggtaagttgaacctatgtgacaactatacttgaagtcacgtacataaaaatttatcgtaggatgggtgaaaggccgttttgtggtttgattgtaacgaaaataaattgatttatgaaaatgcttcaatgtcctattgatgagtatatgaattgtgaaggcatgaattgatatgaaattgaatcggtaggttggtggaactatggtatggttcggtatggatggagtaaattgtctcattccattttattcctcttgtgataatgttattgatgtatagtagagcattgcttatgacttactgagttataaactcacccggtgtttccttgtcacccattataggttgcttggactcatcaatttttgcggggtcgggccgtcaacgaagtcatcacaccagatagctagttttggtactttcttcttagtgtgcttagaagatcattttggcatgtataagctagtatgttgtgtttgaattatggcatgtaaactttaagccatgcgaaaatggcacgaatgttcgattgagttggatcgagggtaggcatgaaatggacctagttactttcgtaacagatgctggcagcagcagtgtcatgagattgaaaaatcactaaaaatagtaggagtggaattaattgatgaataaattatgtaatcgaagctcgatgagtctgttttcatgaggaagtaacgaaaagatcatatgggcagtatattaagagataatcagattttagtgggacagggccagaacggtttctggattccctgctccaactttggaaattcattataaattaaccagagataattagggtcgtaccatatatgtgcagattcctctctgagtctagtttccatagaaacaaacggcaacagtattgaagccccgtgcagggagatatcccagtcgtaatgggcaaaggtcagtgtagtcgacccctgcaacttggggaactttgactaataaactgtactaattggcccaaccaaaaattctagaaaaaaatacatagatgggcacatgagtctagtttctgggaaaaattacgaaactgattttcgagttacgaaactcaagatatgaattttaaaacgactagtacacagattgggcagtgtctggaaaataaattttgtaagagggtaaagccagtcaacacctcgtgttcgaccccgatgacggtttcgggttcggggtgttacacaccttAGATGGACAAGTCCTTGTAATGTCATTCTCTTTTAACAGCCGGACAAGTCACGCTCCTCTAATGTCGTTCTCTTTCGACTTTAGTCAAATACTCATCTAGCACCGTGAAGGTTCTTCGTAACCAAGCCATATCGATTCGACCTTTGTAAATTGTCTTCGAAACTGAACCCAAAATTTCTCCATATACGCCTCGCCAATCACCAGACTAAACAAACTTGGTGATTACCGACCCATGCATGGGTAACCCCAACTGTAAATGCACATCCTCCAGAGTGATAGTACACTTGCCGCATAGAAGATGGATGTATGCAtatcgggtctccacctctccacCAACATGCTTACAAGTTTCAGGTCTAACTTACACCCCCGACCTATAAGGGCGACGTGCCAAAACCGGCTTCCTTCAAATATAGTTCAATCAATGGTAATGGAGGATCAGGCAGATTACAAATATGGCATTGTAAAATTCTATCTTCCGCCTATTTAcggaaaaatatacaaaatattaagttaatatacaacaatgaaataaaaaattaaacaaaattgaaatttattaaaaattattcttaccatttgcaattgaaTGACAGAAATGTGCTTGTCATCATGATAGATTAGAAAACCTGCCATTGCTAATTATATAGAacacaaattaattttaaaaaaatattttcagaaaatattaataagaaatctaatagaaaatataatttagattttttagagaatttgaaagaattttgagAGTGGGAGGGGATGACCATTTAAAATAGTATTTGGAAAAGTATTCGTTAGGGAAAAAATCTTCCACCTAAAGGTGTTTTATTGGTGTCATGTAAAAAGCGTTTCTAATTGTAAGTGTTTTCCTAGATTTTCTTTGAAAACACTTCCAATTGAAAATATTTTCCCTAAATCAATCTATACCcgtaaatattctaaaaattgtCTTATTctgataatttaaaaaattgacattttttgataatttaattcCCTCTATCTTTACCGTTAACGTACCATTGACTTACACAAGAGTTAAAGAaaaatgtataatattaaaattttattttattgtaaatcTGATACATATTTTTCatcccaaaattttttaaaaaagaaaagggtaTAAATTTTTGAATGATAAAATTAAGAGATTTAaatgtaaaaacaaaaaaaaaacaagacaaaacaaaacaaaaagatagACAAAAAAGAAATGTGACTATTGGTTTCATAATTGATGGCAATTAAGCATTGAAAAGACATGAAAGCTAAGGAGATTGGTCTGAATTAACGGGTTTAAAAGTATGAAAAGACTGCTATAGTCCCCCCTCCCCACTCCCCGCACTCCCCACCCTTATTTgccatatttaatatattttcagaacataaaaataaaagttaataataaattgacattttgtttatatttctaatattttataaaaatatttaaaatataaatcactaaaattttaagaattaattattaaattataaatataataactaTAAAtcctcatttatatatatttttctagaataaatGTATCATTCAAATCTGATTTACaaaccataaaattaattttttttgagatttataATTATTCTTTCCAATGACATCattattaaagttttaattcaaatttctctttaaaaatatatttatcattgcacttaacatttatttatatataaatttactatattattaaaataattaatattttttcacggtataaaaatttgtaattattttaaaatttttaatattctcTGGGACAAATCACAACATTTCACGAGTTTTTAAATTTCACTTTGCCACCAAATAATTTTccatactaaaaataataatatatctgTAGCCTTGGTTGTCCCATTCAGTTTCACCACTTTTTTGGCCAAAAGTTTGAACAGTTTTTCTCACAGAATTTCTAGCAGCTACCTAAGCTAAGCTTGGTTGTTGTGGTTTCGAAAACACGAGGAAACAACTCTCTCGCGACTCACTCGTAGGCAGGCCCAGCACAGCACAGCAAGGGTAGAATTTAACCTGAAAATCATGATCAAAAATGGGTTTTTAGTTGTTTCCTTCAATTGCCTACTCCATGTTTAAATTCTTCTTGGACTGATCCAATCCCCACATTCTTTTCCTAAATTTGTAAAGGCACCTAAAACTAATTGCCAAAAGTAATATGCAAAAATGTTCTTTTCAACTTCAGCTAACGACTATAACAATATCAACCCTTTTCTAcactttccttcttcttcttaCCATCCCCAAgctcttcctcctcctcctcctcctcctcctcctcttttaAGTCATGAATCTAATGGCATTCTCcttaatcatcatcatcatcaccatgaTTTGGTGTCGGTTTCTTCATTGTTGCCTGCAAATCCTCAGTTGACCGACACTTTATTTAACATGGCACTTTTGAATAAGGACGGGGTTGGTTTTGGTGGTCCTCCAGGGTTTGGTTTTCCCGTCAACAAGGCTGTGAAGAAAGATCGACATAGCAAGATTTGCACTGCACAAGGGGTGAGAGATAGGAGGGTGAGGCTGTCCATAGAAATCGCCCGCGAGTTCTTTGATCTACAAGACATGCTAGGGTTTGACAAAGCAAGCAAAACCGTGGAGTGGCTGCTTAGGAAGTCGAACAATGCCATAAGGGAGCTGGTAAAGATGAAGCGTCACGGAAATGGTTGTCCCGGGGGTCAAAGGAGTTTTTCTCTCGTTCCTGATGATCAGTATGAAATGGTAGCAGAGAATGGAGCCCTTGGTGTCGATGGAGGAGAGTTTGAGGGCACAGCTTTCCAAAGCAACTTACTTGAGCTAGAGGGTGTTGTTTCTAAagataaaaagatgaaaaatttacACAAAGCAGCAGTCCCTCTGCTTGCAAAAGAGTCAAGAGCAAAGGCAAGGGCAAGAGCAAGGGAAAGGACTCGAGAAAAAATGTGCAGTGGGTCTGGGAGTAGTACTAGTAGACATGAGTGGAAAATATGTCCAGATTCAAGCCCTCATTTCTTAAGGTCTTTGTCCCAACTTGAACCAACCAAGAAATCAGATCATTCTTATGGCCACAACAGTTCCAGCATGGCATCTTCCTTTAAGGTTGTTGCTCATCAAGTTGAAGAACCTAGTGCAGCATCAAGAGACAATGTTATCGAGGAATCTCTAGTGATCAGAAGGATGTTGAAGCCATCTGCAATTTTGGGTTTTCAGCAAAACCTTGCAACTTCAAAGGATGCAAGCTGCAACAGCAGTGGCAATAACGGCTTTCCCAATTTGTCTCAGAAGTGGGATATTAATGGTGCAATGGCACACTCTACGCTTTGTGCTGTAACAACTAATGTCAATCTCTCAACAGGTACTATccgaaaacatatatatatgaggCCCTTCTtacctttgatttttttttaaattaactaaaAGGATCCCGAAGCAGAACTACAAAATCAGAGAACACCATGCATAAGATAAGTATCCTCAGAGACCATTAAATAAAAGAATCAGCACTCACCTAAACAACACTGAATTGCAAACTTCGACATGCAGAAGTAACCCCTAGTAGTAAGCAGTAATTCTGAACCTGATAAATAATTACCCCATACAAACACGCCAAGAAAAGCATCAAGACACCTCAACAACGGCAACGACACATGCCATTGCATCCATTTCTTACAATTGATTATCTCACTTCATATATAATTAATTGATTTCAATCTTAATTTTCAGGAGTTCAACTGTATGGCAAACCCTGAGAGGCCTGCTTTCCTTTCATTGAATAACTAATTACTTGAGCAGTGCATGAGCATGAAGAGGTGTAAGCTATAGTTCTAATTTTTTGTTGATTTAAGGTTTGATAGAGCAAATAAAAACTCTTTGCATGCTTACTTTCCTTTTGAATCTCTCAAACTGATTTGCCGGTCTCTTGCTTAGAACTATGTTCTTTGCTCTAGTAGCTTGGCTAGTTTTGTCTTAGCTAAAAAGAATTGAATTGCGGATCTCATGGGgtaagaaactcaaaattaatgaaaaagtTTATCTAGTTTTCCATCTCTATATAATGTTGTTTATGTCCAATATTTATTTGTTCTTAATTCCAACAATTCTCCTGCATGGTCCATCCCCTCCGATCCCcccttttctttttgttgtttgatgattatCTGATAATGAGCAGACAGCATGTAAAGAAAGTTGGCCTTAATTTTGAGTCAACTACTCAAGAATGGCGTTAAAATAAAAGTACAGAATTCAGTGGATGATTTTTATGGGATAAAGTATCGTTAGTTTTGGCAGCTGGAACTGCTACCGACACCTTATCTTGCTTCTTAGACCAAATGATGAGAaagatttaattataatatataataagccAAATGATTAGAaagatttaattataatatagGACCTGTCAGTCACTGAGAGTGGAGTCACTAAGAATCCCTAGAATTGAGCCAACTTGTTATTGGAGGATCACAATTTCTGTTTTGGAGCAATTACCTTACCTGTGAGTAACTTCAATCAACCCTAAGAACACACACAAGTATATATATGCTACACCATTAGCAGATACTTTAAGTTGGCCAGATTGTATTTGTTGGTAAGAAACCCTAAAAGTCTTTTAATGTTGCATAAACCCCAGTATTAGAGGACCGACAAGATTGGATCATAGAGCTCCTTAATGCAATCTCAAAATTAAAGATGCTTAATTTTGTGATTACTATATATGCATGGTTGGCGTTGCATTCCTCCACTTCTTGTATTGggatatatgaaatgtttatTTAGATTGTTGCTTTGGTGATGCGTGTGAAACATAACATTTTCCCAAACCCTCTATATTGTGTATGCTTATCAGAATGGCTACTTTCAAGCATAGCGAAACATAAAACTATGGATTATCATGTCTACACTTGCCATAGAGTTCAAGAGGGATATGTTGAGTAGTTTTTCTGCCAAACCACAGCCTTGAATAAACCAGAACCTGTTACTAGATATATATGCAGAGTCTTTCTGGAAgagaagctttttttttttttctatattttaatgtGGTTATCCTTACCTAGGTGAAGTTTCCATTTGAATTTGAGGATTGATCCTGCACTGATTCTATCAATAGATGCCTTTTCATACATCATATTTGATTTGATGCCTTACCCTTTTCTCTATCCTTTGTATTTTACTCTATGGAGTGTGTATATCTACTATCTTTAATGCTTTCCATCATCTCTTCatcttcttaatttttttttctttttgaaaactatATTTTCATTCTTGTCTTATGATACAATAATTAT
The Gossypium hirsutum isolate 1008001.06 chromosome A07, Gossypium_hirsutum_v2.1, whole genome shotgun sequence genome window above contains:
- the LOC107956456 gene encoding transcription factor CYCLOIDEA; the protein is MFFSTSANDYNNINPFLHFPSSSYHPQALPPPPPPPPPLLSHESNGILLNHHHHHHDLVSVSSLLPANPQLTDTLFNMALLNKDGVGFGGPPGFGFPVNKAVKKDRHSKICTAQGVRDRRVRLSIEIAREFFDLQDMLGFDKASKTVEWLLRKSNNAIRELVKMKRHGNGCPGGQRSFSLVPDDQYEMVAENGALGVDGGEFEGTAFQSNLLELEGVVSKDKKMKNLHKAAVPLLAKESRAKARARARERTREKMCSGSGSSTSRHEWKICPDSSPHFLRSLSQLEPTKKSDHSYGHNSSSMASSFKVVAHQVEEPSAASRDNVIEESLVIRRMLKPSAILGFQQNLATSKDASCNSSGNNGFPNLSQKWDINGAMAHSTLCAVTTNVNLSTGVQLYGKP